GAGCGCCGGTACGCTGATACCGGTTTTCAGAATATCCAGCTTGATTGCTTTGGCATCAGCTTCATTAATTAACGCGTGGTCGACTGCCGGGACTGGGTCTTGCCAGATCAGTGCTTCGTCGGGTGCTGTATTACCCAGATATCGAGTGCGTGGCCCCATATCGCGGTGTGTCAGCTTGTACCAGGCTTTGGCAAAGGCCAGGCGATATTCTTCCGGGTTCGCTAAAAAGCGTTCGGCAATTTTACGATACTCAGGGTCGTACTTGAGTGCCAGATCTGCGGTCGTCATAACTGGCGAATTGAATTTCCCTTTAACGTGCGCATCCGGCACTGAAGTGTGTAGTGCTTCGTCTGTTGGGATCCATTGAATCGCGCCGCCGGGACTGCGGGATTGCTGCCATTCAAAGTTCAACAGGTTTTGCAGATATAATGTAGTCCAGCGAGTTGGAGCCTGAGTCCAGGCGCCTTCCAGCCCACTGGTGACGGTGTCTTCTGAGTGGCCTTTGCCACATTTGTTTTTCCAGCCTAGCCCTTGCTCTTCAATAGCAGCACCACCAGGTTCTTTGCCAACGCATTTGCTGGCTTTGTGGGCTCCATGCATTTTACCGAAGGTGTGGCCACCAGCGATCAGCGCCACCGTTTCTTCGTCATTCATGGCCATGCGACCAAACGCGACGCGGATGTTTTTCGCTGAGCCTACCGGATCGGGCTTACCTTTGGGACCTTCCGGATTGACGTAGATTAAGCCCATATGAGTGGCACCCAGCGGGCGCTGGAGTTTACCGTCTTTTTCTTCGCGATCACTGGCCAGCATTTCAACCTCCGGACCCCAGTAGACCAAATCAGGCTCCCAGTCATCCGTTCGGCCACCGGCAAACCCATAGGTTTTGAAGCCCATATTCTCAAGACCAACGGTGCCGGCCAGAATCATCAGGTCGCCCCAGGAGATTTGCTCTCCATATTTTTGCTTGAGTGGCCAAAGCAGGCGTTTTGCTTTATCGAGGTTGCCATTGTCAGGCCAACTGTTGAGTGGATCAAAGCGCATTTGTCCGCCATCACCGCCGCCGCGACCATCTAGTGTCCGGTAGGTACCAGAGCTGTGCCACGCCAGGCGAATAAACAAAGGCCCATAATTGCCCCAATCCGCTGGCCACCAGTCTTGTGACGTTGTCAGTAATTCGTTCATATCATGCTTGAGCGCAGCTATATCTAACTGGTTAAATGCCTGAGCATAATCAAAGTTTTCGCCGAGTGGGTTGGAGCGGCTGTCGTGATCACGCAGAGGCGACAGGTCAAGTTGGTCTGGCCACCAGAACTGGTTCGATTTGGCCACGCCTGTGGGTACATGACCACTACCGACGGCGCCTTTTGGTTTACTGATTTCGCTATTAGAGTGGCTGGCTTGCTGAGCATCATTGTTGCTTGCGCAGGCGCTCAGACCCGTGATCGCAACACCCACCAATGCGGCCAGTGCTGACTTTTTAAACATCATCGTTGTTGTCATAAGGGTTACCTTTTTTCTTCAACATACCTGTCGACCAGCCAGATCTACCCGGTCGTCAGTGCATCTACTTAATTCTCTGAGAGTATAATTTTTTGTTTGCAAAATTGTTAATAGGATTTTTCGATGCCTGTATTCGTAAAAATCAATCATGGCTGAGGTAGATGCAGATAGAAGGGGGTAGGACGATTTTAGAGCGAGTTGTGAAAAACGAACGAGCGCAAAGTTGATACTCTTCATCGCAAGCCTGCTTGAGTGCATGTAATTTACTTGATAGGTTTTCTTTAAATCTGCATTGATGTGATTTTTATCTCAATGAGAGATATATGAGCCCATTGAGGCGGTGAGTGTATTAATGCTTAATAATATGCCTTTTAAGATGCAAGCCAGCTTACGTAATAATATAAATATATACCCTGATTAGCCTTTGCTTTTAGCTGAATCAGTGAATCATAAACACAATTTAAAGGAAGTTAAAATAATGAAATTATTCTTTACAGCTATGGCTGCGGCAACACTACTGGTTTCTACATTCAGTCGAGCTGAAGCGGTTACCGGGACTGAGTATCAAGCTGTTGTTGACACCGCATATACCTACTTCAATGGTGCAGCAAAGGGCGATCAGACATTGCTGGCACAAGCGTTTGATTTAGAGTTTGGCCATATCAAAATGATCCGGGTAGACAAAGAAACGCAGCAAGAAACGGTCAGGGTGATTTCACTTAAGGAGTTTGCTGGTTATTTTAAGGAGGCCACAAAGGATAAATGGGAAGCCAATATTTTATCTGTTGATATCGTAGATGATAAAATGGCGATGGTTAAACTGGATTTTCACACCCCGAAAACACACTACATAGACTATTTAGTGATGTATAAACGTCAAAATGCGTGGCGTATTGTGACTAAAACCTTTGTCGCCAAAAGCAAATTGTAGGGCAGTAAGCGTTTTTGAATGACGAATCAGCAAAGAAAACACATTATCCTCAGTGCGATTAAGCGCGCGGAATGTGCAGATATTCATGATGTGCTACGCATTGCCGGAGAAGAAATCGAGTGCCTGGAAGCTGTCCCTTTTGGCTCAAGAAATGAAATCATGCGGATCTGTGAAGATATTGCGGATGGGGTGATAGATGGCAGTGAGTCGATTAAAAGGGTAATGACGTTTTTAAACTCTATACCAGATTAATGCGCTTTTCTCCGCTTCCAGGATGCCGTTGTGCTTCGGAATGACGAGCGCCAGATGAGTTCATCGGAGGCTGCACAGAGTTATACAACATTGGGGGGGCTATGGATTATCTGGCCATATTATTGATACGATTTTATCAACGCTTTCTTTCTCCGTATAAAGGGTTTCGGTGCGCTCATGCCGTTGTGCATCAGGGCACAAGCTGTTCACAGGCTGTATTGGACATTGTAAAAAAGGACGGTGCTTGGCAGGGATACCAGCAGATAAAGTCCCGGATGCATGCTTGTGAACAGGCGTATATCACCCTCCAACAGTCAGATAACCAAGACAAACGGAAAAACAAAGAGAGTCGTTGCGATTGCGGCGACCCATGCGTAGGCTGTGATATCGCCAGTTGCGGCGGGAAGGGAAAAAGCTGCGATGTGTCAGACTTGTCTTGCAATTGCTGGCCTTTCTAAGCGATCGTAAGCGCGACTCAGTTCCAGTATTTCCAGCCGTCCAGGTAGTAGTAGAGCACATGCGGCTGATCCAGGCTGCTGACTTTGCTGTTGGTGTTATGCATATCAGCCGGAAAAGTCATTAGCAGGGGCTCAATGTTTGGATCATAAAAACGTGTGGCAGGTAAAGCTTGATGCTGTATGGGGCACTTCGCTTTACATGCCATCACAAAGCCCCAGTTGCCAAATGAAGGGATGTCAGCGTGATAGGGTGTAACTGAGTGAAAGCCCGCTGCTGCTGCCGTGTTGTGAATAGACCAGAACGCTTCCTTGGCAAAGTAGGGGCTGGTCGCCTGAGTAACCATGATCCCCTGCGTATTCAGTCTGTGTTTTACCAGGGTATAAAACTGTTTGCTATAGAGTCTTGAAAGGCTGATAGTTTTTGGATCAGGTAAATCCACCACAATCAGGTCGTACTTATGGCGGGTGTCTGTCAGATAAACAAAGGCATCCTGATTGAGTACCCGGACTTTAGGGTTCAGTAAAGCATCCTGATTGAGCTTTTTTAGGTGGACATTGCTGCGCGCCAATTCAGCGACGGCCGGATCCAGGTCAACCAGAGTAATGGCTTCTATATGTGGATATTTGAGTAACTCCCTGGCTGCCAGACCGTCTCCCCCGCCTAAGATCAAGACTTGTCGCGTATCCGTTTGCCGCTGCAATGGCAGGTGTATGAGAGATTCATGATAGCGGTACTCATCAATGGCAGAAAACTGTAACCCGCCGTTTAAATACAGCCGTAAGTCGTCTTTATTTTTGGTCATGATCAACTGCTGATAGTGTGATTGCTCGCTATGAACAATACGGTCTTCAAAAACCGTCTCGTTCCAGTGGTGGTTAAGCGCTTTACTGAATAGCATGAGTCCCGCAAGTGTTGATAACACCAGGACCAGAAAGAGCCTTAACAGATGAGCCTGTGTCTTTGGAAACTGATCGTAAAAATACCACAGCAAGGACAAAGCGATAGATAGGTTAATCAGACCAAACAGCAATGAAGTTTTAAACACACCAAGCCAGGGCAAAAGCGCTAATGGAAATACCAAAGTGGCAATGAGCGCGCCCAGATAATCAATAGACAGCACATTGGCAAGGTTGACCTTCAATGTGTAGTGCTTTTCCATTAACCGCGATAGTAGCGGGATCTCAAGACCAACAAAAACACCAATCAGGGCAGTCAGCACAATCGACATACTCTGAAAATGCCAGCCCTGAGCGTAGCAAAAATACAGCAGCGGGACTGAGCTGCCACCAATCAGCGCGAGCATCAGCTCGTAAACGATAAACTGTGCCAGTAATGTGTTGTCATTTACCCATTTAGACAGATATGAGCCCACGCCCATAAAGGCCATATACACGCCAATGGTAATGGAAAACTGCGTGACACTGTCGCCAAGAAAATAAGCACCTGTGGTAGCTATCAGCAGCTCATAGACAATCGAGCACAAGCCTGCAATAAAGATACTAAATAGCAGGATATGACTTTCTCTCAGCACTTATTTACCACCCCGACCACTGCCACCACGGTGATTTGCGCCAGACATACTTTGTTGGCGTATGCTGCGATCAACCGTCATATGTGACTTACCATAGGCATAACTGACGTAATTAATGTCATCGTCATTTTTATACGCCCAGCTGAACAGCAAGGCAAATAGCCCGAGAGAGAAACACCAAGCGTACAAAGGAACACGTGAGGGGCGGGCTTGATCGCCAAATGGATTGTGACCATAGGGCTTTTTGTTATAGGTTGTTTTGCCAGACAGCGGCTTATCTACTTCATAGCGGTTGCCCAGCACTGCAAAGCACAAGAAAGCCACAATGAGTGCGACATATAAGAGCGGTTTTAGTACACTGGCATCTCCCCGCACAGGCACAACACGAAAATAGTAGCGTGTGTTATTCAGCTTTTGATTGTTGCTACTTTGATCAGTCAAATACAGCTGATACTTGCCTTTTTTCGCAAACCGAATTGCAAAGGAGGCTTTAGTTTTACGCTCGGTCCAGTTGCCTTCTGAGTCTCTGCCGGACTCTGACCACAGGTCATCCTGATAACTGAACAGGTAAGTGCCATCAGCCTGATAGACTTCCATATCCATGGCTTTCCAGGAGTTCATTTTCATTGTGCCTTTGAGTTCAAAACGCATCATCTGGCCGTCTTGCGGTACTTCAAAATGATAGGCGATATCTTTGTTTGAGAATTCCGTACTCTTAGCATATGGCACTTTCGCAACAGGCCCTTTTAATATGGTTTGGCCAAAAAGGCACAAAATTACCATCACTAAAGCTAGGAAAAAGGTTTTTATCACACTCATAAACTGTCCTTTTTACAGTGTGTAGAAAATGGTCAGTGCAACTGACACAGCCACGCTACCCTCAATGAGAGAAACCGCAGTGTTGCCTTCTGCGATAGCTTTGTTAACCCTCACGCCAGGCATCAGCACCAAGTCAGTCAGCAAACGTACAACGGGCAGTAATACCAGTGCAATTAATGCGTCGACGAAAAATAAAGTAATGCTCTGTGACCAGCTTTCTAACCCTCCGCGCAGTGCGTGGAATAAGATAATACCAGTGGCAATCTTGGTTGCGGCAAAGCTGAAGGCAGCAGCCATATTGTGCTTTTTCAGCTCATGTTGCAGATCAAAATGCGTCAGCGCATCATACAGTTTACTTGCGATAAGCAGGACTAACTGAGCAAGCAGATAAAACACGATGGCGGAGGTGAAATTGCCCTCTCCCATCAGAGCCCCGGCGACAATAAGGCCTGCACTGATGTAACTGGCAAATTGTGCAACGCCAACCCCTAAATTCTGATGCGTGATGATTTGCTCTTTATTGCAAAACCTGGGAAGTAACAACTTGTCGTTGATCACTCGGGTGATTAGCAATAACCCCAGCCCTGTGAATGCGTAGAGGCTCACATTGATGAGGTCGGTAAGCAGGCCTTTGCTCGGTCCCTGAAGAACCGCCACATACATCATGGTGACTGCGATTAAGAAACCACTGATAGATACTGCCAAAGCCTGGTTCTTGTTTTGTTGAATTTCAGTAAAAGTGTCGTACGAGGTGGTGGCGTTATAGAGAAATTTAGCAATAAATATAACCACCAGAAAAAGCCCGAGATAGCTTAACTCCGCCTGAGGAAAGTCCATGTTTGTTTCCGTATTTTATCCATGAAGATTTGGACGGACGATTTTAACACAGAAAAAAAGCAAGTAAATTTCTTAATATTTTACGATTTAATAGAGAACGTTCCTAATTTGTGTGATGATTAGCGTAGGCCATTTTGTCGGGTGCTACAGCAAAGAGGGCAGTTTTATCACCCTTTCTACAGACAGCGAAGAACGATTAATATTCTTTTACAATAATAAAAAAGGAGAGTTGTCTCAATGGAACTACTTCACTATTTAAACGAGCGCTTTATTACCAAAAGTACCTTGCTCGCACAAACCAGGGCTACGCCACAAATATTACAAGCGCTTCAGGAAAAAGGGTTAATGCCGCAGTGCTCATACCGCATTGTACTGAACATACAGTGTGACTCATTTTTTGGTGAGCACAATGAAGACCAGGCGCTTGAATATTATGCAAAAGGTTATACTGCCTGGTTTGGGTGTGTATCTGCACTCAGTGAGGAAAGCGATGCTTATGCGCTGTTTTCACAGCGCTATAAAAATGCACTAGAACAGTTAAAAAACGCCGGTCATGTATTACACAGCCGGCAATTAAATGACGATCTTGATGCGCATATAGAGCAGGAGTGGCAACATTTCCTCTATGGAACTTATGGATTATGCACTCATTCTGGTTTGCCAGAGGATATTGCCGCCAAGGAGTTAGCAATCCTCGAAATTAATCAGCTCATTGAACAAGAAACACTTCAGCCGACTCAATTAAAACAGCTGGAGAGCGCTGTTAACCTGCTGGACTCAGTCAGTGCTTTATTTGCACCTCATGAAAGGCAAAGAAGCTCACGCCACCGTTTAGTGGATGAAGTGCGTCGTCAATATAACTTGTCAGCACAATAGTTGGATACTGAGAAGCGCTCTATCACGAGTCCAAATTATATCACTTTGGACTTGCAAGTGGATGCTTACCAGGGAGAATCTAAGGGTTATATAGCCATACTAAAGACACGGTTTTATCAACGCATTGTGCTGCATAAAAGGGGAACGGTGTGTTTATGCCGCTGTCCTTGAGGAAAAAGCCACCTGCATGGCGGGTGGCCGCTAAGATTTAGTCTTCTTTATTGTCGGTTCGGTATTTCTCAAACCAGGCCAGGATGTTACCCACTTTACGTGCCAGGTTGGAAGGCTTAGCTGCGATACCGTGATAAGCGCCCTGAATACGTACAAAGGCACTGTCTACGCCTTGCAGTCTTAGTGCACCGTAATACTGCTCACTTTCTGCCATTGGTGTACGGACGTCGAGCTCACCGGTTAGTACCATAGTGGGTGTCTTAACATTACCAACCAAAGAAAGCGGCGAGCGGTTCCAGTATTGCTCGTAGTCATTCCACGGCAGGTCGCTAAACCAGTAACGCGTCATAAAGGTATAAATGTCAGACGCACCGATCATGCTGGTCCAGTTGATAACTGGCTTTGCTACGACCGATGCTTTAAAACGGTCCGTTTTGCCGATGATCCAGGCCGTTAACGTCCCGCCGCCTGAGCCGCCGGTGACAAACAGGTTTTCCTCATCAACATACCCTTTTGCAATGACGCCATCGACCATATCCATCAGGTCGTTGTAATCTTCTGATGGGTAGTTCTTATCAATCTCGTTGGCAAAGTCAGCCCCCATAGACGTTGAGCCTCTTGGGTTGCCATAAACCACGACGTAACCGGCGGCTGCGAACAGCTGCACTTCGGTTGAAAACTCAGGGCCGTATGCCGTGTGCGGACCACCATGAATTTCCAGGATCAGCGGGTATTTTTTCTTCGGATCAAAGTTAGGCGGGGTCACAATCCAGGCTTGCAGGCGTCTGCCATCGACACTGCTTTTCACTTCCATCAGCTCAGGTTTATTCAGTGTTTTATGGTCAAATACATCGCCATTCAGGTCGGTCAGCTGAGTGACTTTCCCACGTTTGGAGACCACCGCTAAGTCGGCAGGGCGTACACCAGTGGACTGAGTGAACACCACCTGTCCGTTGTCGGTCACATCATATTGACCTGATGTGTAAGGGCGACCCAGGCTCATGCCACCCAGAGCATCAGTTTGCGTTTTCATCTTGCCAGACAAAGAGACATATGCGACGTGTTTCTTACCTTCGTTGTCGTAACTGAAATATAAGCCTTTGCTGTTGTCGGCCCACTTTACATTGCCGACGCTGCGATCAAGATCCGGTGTCAGGCGTTTCATGTCTGAACCATCCGGGTTCATCACATACAGCTCTGCTATCTGATTTGATTTACCATTGTCTTCGAAGCCAGTAAATGCCAGCTTTTTGCCATTGGGGCTCATCTTTGGGCTGCCCTCAGGGCCTGACATAGCGGTCAGCTCGGTGACTTTTGAAGTTAAGACATCAATGGCCATTAAATCGCTGTTGAAAACGTCAAACTGGGCATCGTCGTGGGTGTTGGCAGAGACAATGATCTGCTTGCTATCTTTTGTCCAGGCCAGAGCGCCCGCGAAGTCATGTGCACCTGAGGTGATCTGTCTTGGTGACCCGCCAATTGCTGGGACCACATAGACGTGCATATTACCCGGGCGTTTCATTCCGGCGCCATCACGCTGAAACAAAGTTTGGTCGATATACTGAGCATTATCGGCCCACTTGGCACCTTTGGGCTTAAAATCGAGGTTAAACAGGGGTTTGGATTTGCCCGGCGTAAACATGGAGAAAGCCAGCTGTTTACCATCTGGCGAGAAACTCAGCCCGCTGGGTGTCATGTTGACATCGGTGACCCGCGCAGTCAGGCCGGTGGCCAGGTCGCGCATATAAATTTGTACTTTGCCTTCTTTGCTCGACAGGTAGGCCATTTTGGTGCCGTCGGGAGAAAAGACCGGGCTGAAATGGTTTTTAGAATCTGACAGCAAAGGCAAGTGTGTTTTTCCATCCAGTGATACCGTCCAGAGGTTTCTTTTCAGACTGTCTGTCATGATGTCCATACTACGGCGTTCATAAACAACCTGCTTGCCGTTCGGCATAACTACCGGGTTGGCGGCATATTCGATATTGAACAGATCCTGATAGGTGAGCGTGTTGTTGTTTTCAGGCGTGACAGCAAGTGCTGAACCGGACAATGCCAGCGCAATACAAGACGTTAAAATAGAAAGCTTTTTCATTGTTTTATTACTCTACTCGTTGTTGTCGTTGACCGTCCATACGCCTGTGTTAGAAATATAAACCGTCGCTCGATACATCCCCTATTTATGATATGTTGTAACACTTTTTGGAATAGATACGCGGTAAGTGGCAGAATTATCCGACAATTAACTGATACGTAGGATAATTTATGGATAAAAATTTGCTATATCGCATAGTCGCGAGGTATCGTGCAGGCAGTTTGATTTTCTAATTTACTCAGAACTCGTTCATTTCGTGATGTCTCCGTCATGTCTAATATCATGGGTTCATCAACACATAGCTTAAAATCATGAACAAGTCATATCAATATACACTGGCTGGGGTGGCCGCTATTTTGCTGTGGAGCGCTGTCATGGGGTTAGTCCGTGCCGTGACGGAAATGCTGGGCCCCATCGGTGGCGCCGCCTCGATTTATACTGTGGCATCAGTGTTTTTGATAGCAGTGATGGGCGTGCCTAAACTCAGGCTGTATTCGCTACGTTATCTCCTTGTCGGAGGTAGTTTGTTTGTTGCCTATGAGATTTGCCTTGCTTTAGCTCTGGCGATGGCAAACTCGCGCCAGCAGGCTGTAGAGATGCTGGTAATCAATTACTTATGGCCAGCATTGACTGTTCTGATGGCGGTGCTCAGCAGCGGAAAACCATGTAGTAAGTGGGTTTATCCGGGTATTTTGCTGGCTTTCCTCGGCGTTGCCTGGAGTATCACTGGGGAGCAAGGGCTGACCTTGCAACAGATCACCACGAATGTGGCCACCAACCCTGTAACCTATGCAATGGCTTTGGTTGGTGCGTTTTTATGGGCACTTTACTGCATCTTAACAAAACGTATTGGAAATGGCCAAAATGCCATTACCCTATTTTTTATGATGACCGCAGTAAGCTTATGGCTCAAATTTGCGCTGAGTAATGAGCGCATGATGGTGTTTAACGCCGAATCTGCAGGTTTACTGTTGTTGACCGGTATCGCATTAGGAAGTGGATATGCGCTTTGGAACTACGCCATTATAGGGGGCAACATGGTATTGCTGGCTACTTTGTCGTATTTCACGCCAGTGCTTTCAACAGCACTTTCCTCTCTAATACTGGGGTTGGTGTTATCGCAGAGCTTTGTGCAGGGCGTGTTTATGGTTACCACGGGATCTCTATTGTGCTGGTGGGTCACTCGCAAGCAGTTTAATCACTGAAATGGCATGCGTTGCCAGTTATGCGCTGACTGGTATCAGCTGAGTCCAATGGCAGACAGGAACAAATATGAATCATCTCACAGTTTATTTGGTTAATGCTTTTACAGAGCAAGGCAAGGGCGGAAACCCAGCAGGTGTTGTACTAAAGGCCGACGGTCTGACAGACTCTCAAAAGTTGGCCATTGCGCGGTCAGTGGGGTTTTCTGAAACCGCGTTTGTCTCATCAGACAGTGAGGCCGATTTTGCGTTGTCTTTTTTTACGCCAACGGATGAGGTCGACTTTTGTGGACATGCCACTTTAGCAGCGTTTTCTGTGATGTTTGAACAAGGGCTTATCAGCGACGGGGATTACACGCAAAATACCAAAGCGGGCCGGCTTGGCGTAACGGTCGGCGCAAATGGGCGCGTTGTAATGGCGCAAAATCTACCCCAATATATTAAGCGCTTCGACTACGCACCGATCGCCGCACTCCTTGGCTTGGATGTGTCTGTATTTAGTGTAACTCAGTTGCCAGTTGAAGTTATATCAACAGGATTACCGGATATCATTGTACCCATAACAGTAGGGTATCTGGATAAGATTAAAGTGGACCAGCAGGCGCTGAGCGACTTTTCCCGTGAACATGGTGTCATTGGTTTACATGCGTTTGAGCTGAGTGATGCAAGCGGAATATTCACGGCGCGTTGTCGTAACTTTGCGCCTTTGTTTGGTATCCCGGAAGAATCAGCCACAGGCAGTGCCAGTGGGGCATTGGCGTGCTATTTAAATCAATATGTATATCCCGCTCGGTCCAACCATTTTGTGTTTGAACAAGGACGTGCGATGGGATGTACCTCGCGTATCACAGCTGAGCTTGAGTCTGATGAGCAGGGAGTTACACGCCTGCTTGTCGGTGGCATGGCTCAGATCACAGGCCAAAGGGGGCTGTCTATTTAAGTTGATAGGTCATAACTGTGCAGAGCAAAGCCACTCATCGCTATCTCTTTTAACTTTCTGTTAATTTAGGTAGGCTAGCTGGGATTCAATTTTCGGAGGTATTTCGCGATGTTGCGAATTCTAGTAAGTGCTGGCCTGGGACTGGCAGTGACGACCGGTGTGGCCGCCAAAGAGGTGATGACGCCGGAAAAACTTTGGCAGGTAAAACGTGTTAGTGCATTGGGGCTGAATAAAGACAAAACCCACGTCATTTACAAAGTGACCATGCCCAGTGTTGAGATGAACAACTTTGACAGCAAAGTCTATCAGGTGCCGCTCAAAGGCGGAACTCCTCAGCTTCTTGACGCATACCAGGGACTGCTGGCAAACAGCAAAATCTCACCTGATGGCAGCAAAAAATTGTTCCATGAAAAGGTTGAAGTGGAAGCCGTGCTGGCATCTGACAGACACAAGGCGCTGACTCAAGCAAATGCCTATGTATATGATGATCTGAACTACCGTCACTGGGACACCTGGAAAGATGGCAGTTATAAGCATGTGTTTTATCAGGATCTGAAAACAGAAGAAAAAGTCGACATTATGCTGGGGCAACCTTTTGATAGCCCGACTTCTCCATTTGGCGGCGGCAGTGATTACATCTGGGGACCAAAAGGCGAGAACATCTATTATGTGAGCAAAAAGCTCACCGGTGCAGAATATGTTGCCAGCACCAATACCGATATCTATCGCTATAACCTGGCCAGTAAGCAGACGACTAACCTGACACAAAGCAACCCTGGTTATGACAAGTACCCCGCATTTTCGTCAAAAGGGCATCTTGCCTGGTTGCAAATGACCACACCAGGTTACGAAGCTGATAAGAACGACATCATCATCAGAGTTAAAAATCACAACATCAACCTGACTGCGCACTGGGATGGCACGGTAAACAGCTTTAAGTGGAGCGAAGACGGTAAACACATTTATTTTGTGGCACCGACTGACGGCACGATCCAGTTATTCCAGGTTTCTGTGACCACGAATCCAAAAGCCAGACCAGCCATTAAGCAGCTCACCCAAGGCCAGTTCGATGTGAATGGCATTGTGGCGGCACTGGATAAGCAACTGGTGGTAACGCGCAACAGCATGAACAAAGCGAAGGAAATTTACCGCTTTGATCTGAAAAGCCAAAAGCTGAGTGCACTGACCAAGGTCAATGATGCATTTTATGCCAATATGGACCTACCTACCGTTAAAAAGCAGATGGTAAAGACCAAAGATGGTCAGGACATGCTGACCTGGGTTATCTATCCGCCAAACTTTGACGAATCGAAGAAGTACCCGACTTTATTGTATCTACAAGGTGGACCTCAGTCGGCACTTTCACAGTTTTACTCTTTCCGCTGGAACTTCCAGGTAATGGCGTCACAAGGTTATATTGTGGTTGCACCGAACCGTCGTGGTATGCCGGGACATGGGGTTAAGTGGAATGAAGACATCACTCAGGACTGGGGTGGTAAGGTGATGCAGGATTACCTCGACGCCATTGATGAGGTGTCTAAAGCGTCCTATGTTGATAAGACCCGCATCGCAGCAGTCGGTGCGAGTTTTGGTGGTTATTCCGCTTTTTATCTGGCTGGTAATCACGATGGTCGATTCAAATCCTTTATCGCACATTGTGGTATTTTCGACTTGCGCAGCATGTATGGTAGTACAGAAGAAATCTTCTTCGTTGACCATGAGTTTGGTGGTGCATACTGGGAGAAAAACGCCGCTACCGACAAAACTTATGGGGCATTTAATCCAATCAGTTATGTGGATAAATGGGATGCGCCTATGTTTGTTATCCACGGTGGTAAAGATTACCGTGTACCGTTGGAGCAGGGTATTCAGGCATTCCAGGCAGCAAAATTGCGTGGTCTGAAAAGTCGCTTCCTGTACTTCCCTGAAGAGAACCACTGGGTGCTTACTCCGCAAAATGGCATTGTCTGGCAGCGGGAGTTCTTCAAGTGGCTGGATGACACACTTTAACTAATCAATCACGGACCCTGCAATGGGGTCTGTGACGTGAACACTTTAACTGACTGGCCATATCATTTCGGCCAGTCGATTTTCAGATGCGCAACTGTCCTGTCATGGCAATAAATTTGTTTCTTACTTGTTAATTCTCTTCAAATCTGATGGTTTTTATAGGGTTTCGTTTGTTTTTTGTCCGAACAGCAGGGCCTAGGGTATTTTGTTTTATATTTAGGGACGTTTTTGTGATATTTTTTTGAATGTTTTGCATTAAGAAAACACAGTAGTATCACAATCAGGAAAATCTACATGGACTCGACAATAAAAAAAATACTTCTATTCA
The window above is part of the Pseudoalteromonas rubra genome. Proteins encoded here:
- a CDS encoding S9 family peptidase, producing MLRILVSAGLGLAVTTGVAAKEVMTPEKLWQVKRVSALGLNKDKTHVIYKVTMPSVEMNNFDSKVYQVPLKGGTPQLLDAYQGLLANSKISPDGSKKLFHEKVEVEAVLASDRHKALTQANAYVYDDLNYRHWDTWKDGSYKHVFYQDLKTEEKVDIMLGQPFDSPTSPFGGGSDYIWGPKGENIYYVSKKLTGAEYVASTNTDIYRYNLASKQTTNLTQSNPGYDKYPAFSSKGHLAWLQMTTPGYEADKNDIIIRVKNHNINLTAHWDGTVNSFKWSEDGKHIYFVAPTDGTIQLFQVSVTTNPKARPAIKQLTQGQFDVNGIVAALDKQLVVTRNSMNKAKEIYRFDLKSQKLSALTKVNDAFYANMDLPTVKKQMVKTKDGQDMLTWVIYPPNFDESKKYPTLLYLQGGPQSALSQFYSFRWNFQVMASQGYIVVAPNRRGMPGHGVKWNEDITQDWGGKVMQDYLDAIDEVSKASYVDKTRIAAVGASFGGYSAFYLAGNHDGRFKSFIAHCGIFDLRSMYGSTEEIFFVDHEFGGAYWEKNAATDKTYGAFNPISYVDKWDAPMFVIHGGKDYRVPLEQGIQAFQAAKLRGLKSRFLYFPEENHWVLTPQNGIVWQREFFKWLDDTL